Proteins encoded in a region of the Candidatus Poribacteria bacterium genome:
- a CDS encoding glycosyltransferase family 39 protein — MLILRKILLIIIIGCLFFIMGVPRLLSLDAHWSSDEARWLNRSAQFMSAVKQGEFSKTLVAYHPGVTTMWLAGLRTFWTEPGIDIPNLAHARWFVGVVVWSGIGIACFLLYKLFGQWIALAGFACLATSPLFLAQARRVHTDALATIFILLTVLLFLLSCQNRQDHRYLSLSGVTFGLALLSKSSALILFPLVPLCLVLFRKKQTGGFWTHIAKMLAFINCTVLTVLTLWPLFWTPIFGLLTLCLLGVTFLLFRGVEKERCPIGLLIAAFAGLVLICVRAAQSVWLVFDRVNWAVTTPHEVEHFFLGKIVNDPGWLFYPFVLTIKSTPLMLPLALLGCFLLWKRRKYSEETSYQFQMALILAAGVFLFMLSLSVTNKKFSRYLLPAFPMLEILAAIGFVEGLKWSYNALHIHFRTEQTASYKNALVVIICIGLFFIQVFPVLALHPYYGTYYNLCWKLTDITQVITVGEASGLDLAAKYLNKKPNAHRMRILVSPLSAQFMEHYFRGFTHHTDRGIGDPINYEVIYIRDSQIGYVPQTGTLNGELEARIALNGIDHVWIYRVQ, encoded by the coding sequence ATGCTGATTCTGCGAAAAATATTGCTCATCATTATCATTGGATGCCTCTTTTTTATCATGGGTGTCCCCCGTCTTCTCTCCTTAGACGCACACTGGAGTAGCGACGAAGCGCGCTGGCTCAATCGAAGCGCGCAATTCATGTCCGCTGTCAAGCAAGGTGAGTTCTCCAAAACCCTCGTTGCCTACCATCCCGGTGTAACAACGATGTGGCTTGCGGGACTTCGTACCTTTTGGACAGAACCAGGCATAGATATCCCAAACCTCGCTCACGCCCGGTGGTTCGTCGGCGTTGTCGTCTGGTCAGGTATCGGCATAGCCTGTTTCTTACTGTATAAACTCTTTGGACAGTGGATAGCACTTGCTGGATTCGCGTGCCTCGCTACCTCACCCCTCTTTTTGGCACAGGCACGCCGCGTCCATACAGACGCACTCGCCACAATTTTTATTCTGTTGACGGTACTTCTATTTCTACTCTCTTGCCAAAACCGACAGGACCACCGCTATCTCAGCCTTTCAGGTGTCACCTTTGGACTCGCATTACTTTCCAAAAGTTCCGCCCTGATTCTGTTCCCCTTGGTACCGCTGTGTCTGGTCCTCTTTCGGAAGAAACAGACTGGTGGCTTTTGGACACACATCGCAAAGATGCTTGCTTTCATCAACTGCACTGTCCTTACCGTTCTCACACTCTGGCCCCTTTTCTGGACACCCATTTTCGGACTACTGACCCTATGCCTTCTCGGAGTTACCTTTTTGCTATTCAGAGGGGTGGAAAAGGAACGCTGTCCTATAGGACTCCTCATTGCCGCATTTGCCGGACTGGTGCTCATCTGTGTACGGGCAGCACAAAGTGTCTGGCTCGTCTTTGATAGAGTTAACTGGGCAGTCACCACACCGCATGAAGTCGAACACTTTTTTTTAGGAAAAATCGTTAACGACCCGGGTTGGCTCTTCTATCCTTTCGTGCTTACTATCAAAAGCACACCATTGATGCTTCCCCTCGCGCTGCTCGGATGTTTTCTACTTTGGAAACGGCGGAAATATTCCGAGGAGACATCATACCAGTTTCAGATGGCACTCATACTCGCTGCCGGAGTTTTTCTTTTCATGCTCTCCCTTTCAGTAACAAATAAAAAGTTTAGTCGGTACCTGTTACCCGCTTTTCCAATGTTGGAAATCCTCGCGGCTATTGGATTTGTGGAGGGACTCAAATGGAGTTATAATGCACTCCACATACACTTTAGAACAGAGCAAACGGCTTCATACAAAAATGCTCTGGTTGTTATTATATGTATCGGATTATTTTTTATTCAAGTGTTTCCTGTCCTCGCACTCCACCCTTATTACGGTACCTACTATAATCTCTGTTGGAAGCTAACAGACATCACCCAAGTTATTACTGTCGGTGAAGCCTCCGGCTTAGACCTCGCCGCAAAATATCTCAATAAGAAACCAAATGCACATCGCATGCGAATTCTCGTTTCTCCATTATCCGCCCAGTTTATGGAACACTATTTTCGGGGCTTCACACACCACACTGATAGAGGAATAGGGGACCCCATCAATTATGAAGTCATTTATATTCGAGATTCACAAATTGGATATGTGCCACAAACAGGCACACTAAATGGCGAACTGGAGGCACGCATAGCCCTCAATGGCATTGACCACGTCTGGATCTACAGAGTCCAATAG
- a CDS encoding DUF1573 domain-containing protein produces MKLFVSILLIALFTLQLSFAVDEKHACGATSLYHLATILGIEVSLDKTDTVLKEKQEGNRVASFAELIDCAKEIGLELQGVKLTYTQMQTFDTPVIAHLKTTFAKDPSAADGAVGHFVVVEHATPKWVRLFDTPHNTLYNTATVVSRDRFLEFWTGKTLTLSQKQQRRWHSALSATPMLHDFGKGKAGEYQISVQLQNRSNAPLKILNIAADCNCAVAKRQTDVIPAGGITTLDVNWDAQAMNRSLFTTIQIQTDTPKRPYIFISLGLIREFSLVFTPETLSLSGTGTSTLKKIVDLQNLNEIAVKIQRIEGSQKWIQPVLRSNTIIPPWRRANIELYFEKEQLPRDVMINETLTVHYVEDSGETKTLILPISGKVNQRYTLTPNRFFFGRIKAAEGNTKAVVLRNQSDTNIQIEKVETDVGTVQAHSLIDENHYELQLTLPPRLPTGILKGEVRIHTNHPKNRLIKVPVFGIVVK; encoded by the coding sequence ATGAAACTTTTTGTCAGCATCTTACTTATCGCCTTGTTTACGCTACAACTGTCTTTCGCCGTAGACGAAAAGCATGCTTGTGGTGCTACCAGCCTCTACCACCTCGCCACAATCTTGGGTATTGAGGTATCCCTTGATAAAACTGACACTGTCCTCAAAGAAAAACAGGAAGGCAATCGCGTGGCGAGTTTTGCAGAACTCATTGATTGTGCCAAAGAAATAGGGCTTGAGTTGCAAGGCGTAAAACTGACATACACACAAATGCAGACATTTGACACCCCTGTCATCGCCCATCTCAAAACCACATTTGCTAAGGACCCATCGGCTGCTGATGGTGCTGTCGGGCACTTTGTCGTCGTTGAGCACGCCACTCCCAAATGGGTGCGCCTCTTTGACACGCCCCACAACACCTTATATAATACAGCCACTGTTGTCTCACGCGATCGCTTCCTGGAGTTCTGGACTGGTAAAACCCTCACCCTCTCACAAAAGCAGCAACGGCGATGGCACTCCGCTTTATCTGCTACCCCCATGCTACACGACTTCGGAAAGGGGAAAGCAGGAGAATACCAGATATCAGTACAGCTCCAAAACCGTAGCAATGCCCCTCTAAAAATCCTCAACATCGCTGCCGATTGCAACTGTGCCGTCGCCAAACGACAGACAGACGTTATTCCAGCGGGCGGTATTACCACTTTAGATGTCAACTGGGACGCGCAAGCCATGAACCGTTCTCTTTTCACCACAATTCAGATTCAGACAGATACCCCCAAACGCCCTTACATCTTTATCTCTTTGGGGCTCATTCGCGAATTTTCCCTCGTCTTTACTCCTGAAACTCTATCGCTCAGTGGGACGGGTACTTCCACTCTCAAAAAAATTGTTGATCTCCAAAACCTCAACGAGATCGCGGTGAAGATTCAGAGAATTGAGGGTTCACAGAAATGGATTCAGCCTGTTCTCCGCAGCAACACCATCATTCCTCCGTGGCGCAGGGCAAACATAGAACTCTATTTTGAAAAGGAACAGCTGCCGAGAGACGTAATGATTAACGAAACCCTCACCGTGCATTACGTTGAAGATAGCGGAGAAACAAAGACACTTATCTTACCAATTTCAGGGAAAGTAAACCAGCGATATACACTGACCCCCAACCGATTTTTCTTCGGACGCATCAAAGCTGCCGAAGGAAATACAAAAGCGGTGGTACTTCGTAACCAGAGCGATACCAACATCCAGATTGAAAAGGTAGAAACCGATGTCGGCACCGTTCAGGCGCACTCACTCATAGACGAAAATCATTATGAGTTGCAGCTAACGTTGCCACCGCGGCTACCGACAGGCATCCTAAAAGGCGAGGTGCGGATACACACAAACCACCCGAAAAATCGCCTTATTAAAGTGCCAGTGTTCGGTATTGTTGTTAAATAG
- a CDS encoding multiheme c-type cytochrome: protein MKKVFFILPIFAVIGYFSLLALSSTSMRPATTEPPPDFTLVISGQELGYLEPCGCAEGQLGGIARRDSFLQQLRAHGNTIVPIANGNLIQDALPQSEIKADIGFFALADMGYVAYNIGERDLELGTAQLTALSERNRLPLISANLYQGTSPAFIPYLLHTVQLPDDAVEIAIVGLISPSYAVYAKNTDLRILEPTTILDTLIPELTENADIIVCLFNGTSIEASKLRNNLPRLSIIVVSNDNTEGLPLSASDHQFVNTGTKGKSIYSVKVHSDITGHPVVKDSQQHLLDEQIPDSQRMIDLLALYQQMITDENSAASVPRTQQKTGPQFVGTATCKTCHITEWTSWKATKHAHAYHTLEVAGHETDPDCLTCHTVGFGFSTGFLSVEETPNHLDVGCENCHGAGSTHVKQQQNEVSKVTDIGYGKVTETTCLVCHTVENSPKFDLNVYFPKIVHTLEKHR from the coding sequence TTGAAAAAAGTATTCTTTATTTTACCGATTTTTGCCGTGATTGGATATTTCTCGCTGTTGGCACTGAGTTCAACATCAATGCGTCCAGCAACAACAGAACCTCCTCCTGACTTTACCTTGGTGATCAGCGGTCAGGAATTAGGCTACCTTGAACCGTGTGGATGTGCTGAAGGACAACTTGGAGGTATCGCGAGGCGAGATAGTTTTCTACAGCAGCTTCGCGCGCATGGAAACACAATCGTGCCTATTGCCAATGGTAATCTAATACAAGATGCCTTACCACAATCTGAAATCAAAGCAGACATAGGTTTTTTCGCTTTAGCAGATATGGGATACGTCGCCTATAATATCGGAGAGCGTGATCTCGAACTCGGCACAGCGCAGCTCACTGCTCTTTCAGAACGGAACCGACTTCCGTTAATAAGTGCGAACCTTTATCAAGGAACTTCTCCGGCGTTTATACCTTACCTTTTGCACACAGTGCAATTGCCAGATGATGCCGTTGAAATCGCCATTGTTGGGCTTATTTCGCCAAGTTACGCAGTCTATGCTAAGAACACCGATTTGCGGATTCTGGAGCCCACCACTATTTTGGATACTCTAATACCCGAACTAACTGAGAATGCTGACATTATTGTCTGTCTTTTTAATGGAACGTCCATTGAGGCATCAAAACTGCGAAACAATTTGCCGAGGTTAAGTATTATAGTAGTCAGCAATGACAACACCGAGGGGTTACCGTTGTCAGCATCTGATCATCAGTTCGTGAACACAGGGACTAAAGGAAAATCTATCTATAGTGTGAAGGTTCATTCGGACATCACCGGACATCCAGTTGTTAAGGACTCACAACAGCATCTGTTAGACGAACAGATTCCTGATTCGCAGCGGATGATAGACTTATTAGCACTGTATCAACAAATGATAACGGATGAAAATTCCGCAGCGTCAGTGCCTCGGACACAACAGAAAACAGGTCCACAGTTTGTCGGGACTGCCACTTGCAAAACGTGTCATATAACTGAGTGGACATCGTGGAAGGCAACCAAACATGCACACGCATATCATACCTTGGAGGTCGCAGGACATGAAACCGATCCGGATTGTCTAACTTGTCATACCGTCGGGTTTGGGTTCTCCACCGGTTTTCTTTCCGTTGAAGAAACACCAAATCACCTTGACGTAGGATGTGAAAATTGCCACGGTGCTGGCAGTACACATGTAAAACAACAACAAAACGAGGTTTCAAAGGTAACTGACATAGGTTATGGTAAAGTGACAGAGACAACGTGTCTTGTCTGCCATACTGTGGAGAATAGTCCGAAGTTTGACTTAAACGTGTATTTCCCAAAAATTGTCCATACACTGGAGAAGCACCGATGA
- a CDS encoding phosphodiester glycosidase family protein: MFDITYLGRRCFRFIRRYPRTWTIIGFLLIFGIGIRLGQTVQFSKITDYFRSFADPERTDVTKSVARGIVHRQIQDNGVLTNILAVSPDAVDIRPYRALSAGIGTESLVSLARRHKALAAINGGFFEMSGTFRGESVGALKIDGEWVSEPEQGRAVIGLRTIDGKIEAYIDRIALRQELVLPDGNTLPIDGMNRNRGRNELVIYRPHFHVVTLTMPDGAEVVVRNDEVTGINNRQGSSRIPADGYVLSASGRKRGELLSHTAEGDSVQIRETIIPERVGDSDLWASFTHIIGGGPLLLQDGFAPSTASYEREGFDQAFHSFWHPRTAVGKKADGTLLFVTITAAGAGVRRGVMLPRLAELFLEWGATDALNLDGGGSSMLVIRDEIVSVKQEDSTKPRPGDKAQQISRGKPKPEGDQPQRVSRGRPTPEKVRAGRNTRSARGNRRVRPMPRQQGRAISDAILIFQH; this comes from the coding sequence ATGTTTGATATTACTTACTTAGGACGGCGATGCTTCCGTTTCATCAGACGCTATCCGCGCACATGGACAATAATTGGTTTTCTGCTGATCTTCGGTATCGGTATTCGGTTGGGACAGACAGTCCAGTTCAGCAAAATAACCGATTATTTCCGTTCTTTTGCGGATCCCGAACGGACGGATGTGACAAAATCCGTTGCGCGAGGAATTGTACACCGACAGATACAAGACAACGGTGTGCTGACGAATATTCTTGCCGTATCACCAGACGCGGTAGACATCCGTCCATACCGAGCGTTGAGTGCGGGTATCGGCACAGAATCGTTGGTATCGCTTGCGCGGCGACACAAGGCACTCGCAGCGATAAATGGTGGTTTCTTTGAGATGTCAGGCACGTTCCGTGGAGAGTCTGTCGGCGCGCTGAAAATTGATGGAGAATGGGTCAGCGAACCGGAACAAGGCAGAGCAGTGATCGGACTCCGAACTATTGACGGAAAAATCGAAGCGTACATTGACAGGATTGCTCTACGACAGGAACTCGTCTTACCGGATGGAAACACATTGCCAATTGACGGCATGAATCGAAACCGTGGCAGAAATGAATTAGTCATTTATCGTCCGCATTTTCACGTAGTGACCTTGACAATGCCGGATGGCGCAGAAGTCGTTGTGAGAAATGATGAAGTGACCGGCATAAACAATAGACAGGGCAGTTCGCGTATCCCTGCAGATGGTTATGTCCTCTCTGCAAGCGGTAGGAAGCGCGGTGAACTCTTATCACATACAGCAGAAGGTGATTCAGTTCAGATTCGTGAGACAATCATCCCTGAACGCGTTGGGGACAGCGATTTATGGGCAAGTTTTACACATATTATCGGCGGCGGTCCGTTGCTATTGCAGGATGGGTTCGCGCCTTCAACGGCATCCTACGAGCGTGAAGGGTTTGACCAAGCCTTTCACAGTTTTTGGCACCCGCGCACGGCAGTCGGTAAAAAGGCAGATGGCACGCTCCTTTTCGTGACAATAACGGCAGCAGGAGCAGGTGTTCGACGCGGTGTTATGCTACCGCGGCTTGCCGAACTCTTTCTGGAATGGGGTGCAACGGATGCGCTTAATCTTGATGGCGGTGGTTCATCAATGTTAGTAATTCGGGACGAGATCGTGAGTGTCAAGCAGGAGGACTCCACCAAGCCTCGTCCTGGGGATAAAGCACAACAGATCTCGCGTGGCAAACCGAAACCAGAAGGAGATCAACCGCAACGGGTTTCACGTGGCAGACCAACACCAGAAAAGGTGCGAGCAGGGCGGAATACGAGGTCTGCTCGTGGGAATCGTCGGGTTCGTCCGATGCCGAGACAACAAGGACGCGCAATTTCAGATGCGATCTTGATCTTTCAACATTAA
- a CDS encoding lyase family protein: MELYEAVSPLDFRYYGSDPDFMKRLLPYVSEAGYVTSQAKVEAALVRTLANYGVCDSAIADEVEAAVDLVTAEEVYEEQSRIRHNIRSLVNVIRRKISPEARPYVHLFATSADILDTATALRFKALTENVIIPDLVALEQQLIAMAREHADTVQIGRTHGQHAEPTTFGYSLALYISRLGTRIEEIHKAGQNLRGQFSGAVGAFNGLTLIHEHPEQIEADFLELLGLKPSDTHTSTQCVEPEFISDLAYQITAAYTVLANFADDMRHLYRTEIAEVGRKYNPQLVGSSTMPHKVNPETYENIKSLWKAFVPRMQTVFMDSILEHQRDLTNSASSRFLTELFTAFDYSIYRLRRALEEMDVKADNMQRNLALSAEDTIAEPIYLLMAYYGFPDAYDHTRKLIGQVHQTGKSLTTLLWEDETFRPFLDKLTEPQREALRDPTNYIGASVRRTHATCDEWEKRIFNLPCG; this comes from the coding sequence ATGGAACTTTACGAAGCCGTCAGTCCACTGGACTTTAGATACTACGGCAGTGATCCAGACTTTATGAAACGGTTGCTGCCCTATGTCTCTGAGGCAGGTTACGTCACGTCCCAGGCAAAGGTGGAGGCGGCACTGGTACGCACCTTGGCAAACTACGGTGTCTGCGATTCTGCTATCGCCGATGAGGTGGAAGCAGCGGTGGACCTCGTAACAGCGGAAGAGGTCTACGAAGAACAGTCTCGCATTCGACATAACATCCGTTCGCTCGTCAATGTAATTCGGCGAAAGATTAGTCCCGAAGCACGCCCGTATGTCCATCTGTTCGCCACTTCTGCGGACATTCTGGATACCGCCACCGCTTTACGGTTCAAAGCACTCACAGAAAACGTCATTATTCCCGATCTGGTTGCTTTGGAGCAGCAACTCATTGCAATGGCGCGCGAGCATGCGGACACGGTACAAATCGGCAGGACACACGGTCAACACGCAGAACCGACAACCTTTGGCTATTCACTGGCACTTTACATCAGTCGTCTCGGCACCCGAATAGAAGAGATTCATAAAGCAGGGCAAAACCTCCGTGGGCAATTCTCAGGGGCAGTCGGCGCATTCAATGGACTTACGCTGATTCACGAACACCCCGAACAGATTGAGGCGGATTTTCTCGAACTGCTCGGTTTGAAGCCGTCCGATACGCACACGTCAACACAGTGTGTAGAACCGGAATTCATCTCTGATCTGGCATATCAGATTACGGCGGCGTACACCGTGCTTGCGAACTTCGCAGACGATATGCGCCACCTCTACCGCACCGAAATCGCAGAGGTCGGCAGGAAATACAATCCGCAACTGGTCGGTTCATCGACAATGCCCCACAAAGTGAACCCAGAGACGTATGAGAATATCAAAAGCCTGTGGAAGGCGTTCGTGCCACGTATGCAGACTGTTTTCATGGACAGCATTTTAGAACATCAACGCGATCTGACGAATTCGGCATCAAGCCGTTTCCTGACGGAACTGTTCACGGCGTTCGATTATTCGATCTATCGGCTTCGGCGCGCATTGGAGGAGATGGATGTGAAGGCGGATAACATGCAGCGCAACCTCGCGTTGAGCGCAGAGGATACGATTGCAGAGCCTATCTACTTACTGATGGCGTATTACGGATTTCCCGATGCCTATGATCATACTCGGAAGTTAATCGGACAAGTACATCAAACCGGAAAGAGTCTGACAACGTTGCTGTGGGAAGATGAGACGTTCCGTCCATTCCTCGACAAGTTGACAGAACCGCAGCGCGAAGCACTACGCGATCCAACGAATTATATCGGTGCCTCCGTACGGCGTACCCACGCGACATGCGATGAATGGGAGAAACGGATTTTTAATTTACCTTGCGGTTAA
- a CDS encoding SUMF1/EgtB/PvdO family nonheme iron enzyme yields the protein MKYNKKCLFCLFALVIFLLGARTPQQNLSEKLPTLTADIATEKGKASVVRITSGSLPKSINWWSIGAGSGFFVEPDKIVTNMHVVSSPGVIFVKLSDNETIWAVEGVAAFDIENDLVILKIAGEGVPLPLGNSGTVTKGETVYAIGYPGGGEYKLTEGIVWNNRYKDIWIQTTADTVKGNSGGPILNDRGEVIGISSRVSDFYSYAVPSDALKTLLSQSDQIEPLTKWYKQKRIRAYTYYARGQHKFFDNDDRGAIFELNKSVKLDPEFAYTYRVRGYVMSYYAEAIGKYERNIAKARRQHQAAIRSHTKAIKLDSEDDENYYERGYARSLYGKYEAKQGNTTEAQKQYQAAIEDYTTAIKLDSDDNTNYNGRGQVKHFLGQLNMKQGEFSKAQKQYQAAIKDYIKAITLDPNDSSNYNGRGWTKYLLGQLKMERRKAAEAQKHYYAAIADSDKALQLKPDNAFAYYTRGVTKKVLGEYNNAIENFNTAIEYKSDFTEAYENRGKTKERLGQREAAEIDFTRAMQCLGHGTLSAQELEKAATEMVKIPAGEFQMGSKECMYATPIHTVYLDAFYIDPYEVTNAQFKAFVDANPEWSKKNIPSEYHNGNYLKHWTENDYPDGKANHPVVYVSWYAAMAYAKWKGKRLPTEAEWEKAARGGTAGERYVWGDSRDPGKANYGYYGRNTSPVGSYLPNGYGLHDMGGNVWEHCLDQFDKNFYKNSPKKNPIAGVPDTKALMENFMSVQTERVSRGGSWNTPRPAHAASRGDDTPTNTNSWLGFRCAKSAPSQQDTEATPSSDTSE from the coding sequence ATGAAATATAACAAAAAATGTTTATTCTGTCTTTTCGCTTTAGTGATTTTCCTTTTAGGGGCGCGGACACCCCAGCAAAACCTTTCGGAAAAACTTCCAACGCTGACGGCAGACATCGCAACCGAGAAAGGAAAAGCTTCTGTAGTCCGTATTACAAGTGGTAGTCTGCCCAAAAGTATAAATTGGTGGAGCATCGGGGCAGGGAGTGGTTTTTTTGTGGAGCCTGATAAGATTGTGACGAACATGCACGTTGTTTCAAGTCCCGGTGTTATCTTCGTAAAACTCAGCGACAATGAAACAATCTGGGCTGTTGAAGGGGTCGCTGCATTTGATATAGAAAACGATCTCGTCATTTTAAAAATCGCAGGCGAAGGTGTACCGCTCCCTCTCGGTAATAGTGGCACCGTTACGAAAGGTGAGACTGTTTACGCCATAGGCTATCCCGGCGGTGGAGAATACAAACTAACGGAGGGAATCGTATGGAACAACCGATATAAAGATATATGGATACAAACAACAGCAGACACTGTCAAAGGGAACAGCGGCGGTCCTATCCTAAACGATAGAGGCGAAGTCATCGGCATCAGTTCCCGCGTGAGTGATTTCTACAGTTACGCTGTCCCTTCAGACGCGCTTAAAACACTGCTCTCTCAATCCGACCAAATTGAACCGTTGACGAAGTGGTATAAGCAAAAACGTATACGTGCCTATACCTATTACGCTCGAGGACAACACAAATTTTTTGACAATGACGATAGAGGGGCGATATTTGAACTCAATAAATCCGTTAAATTGGATCCAGAGTTTGCTTACACCTACAGGGTGCGCGGGTATGTAATGTCCTACTACGCTGAAGCTATAGGTAAATACGAGAGGAACATCGCTAAAGCTCGGAGACAGCATCAAGCAGCGATAAGGAGCCACACCAAAGCCATCAAATTAGATTCTGAAGATGATGAAAACTACTACGAGCGCGGATATGCGCGGTCCCTCTATGGTAAATATGAAGCCAAGCAAGGAAATACAACAGAAGCCCAAAAACAGTATCAAGCGGCGATAGAAGATTATACCACAGCCATCAAGTTAGATTCAGACGATAATACGAATTACAACGGGCGCGGACAGGTGAAGCACTTTCTTGGACAATTGAACATGAAACAAGGAGAATTTAGCAAAGCCCAAAAACAGTATCAAGCGGCGATAAAAGACTACATTAAAGCCATTACGTTAGACCCGAACGATAGCTCAAATTACAATGGACGCGGATGGACGAAGTACCTTCTCGGGCAACTAAAAATGGAACGACGAAAAGCCGCTGAAGCACAGAAACACTATTACGCAGCGATCGCGGACAGTGATAAAGCACTTCAACTAAAACCAGATAACGCTTTCGCCTATTACACTCGTGGTGTTACAAAAAAGGTGCTTGGTGAGTATAACAACGCAATAGAAAATTTTAATACAGCCATAGAATACAAATCTGATTTCACCGAAGCCTATGAGAATCGTGGGAAAACAAAAGAGAGACTTGGACAACGTGAAGCAGCGGAAATAGACTTCACGCGAGCGATGCAATGTTTAGGGCACGGCACTTTATCGGCACAGGAATTGGAAAAAGCTGCTACCGAAATGGTGAAAATTCCTGCAGGCGAGTTTCAGATGGGTAGCAAGGAATGCATGTACGCGACACCTATACACACCGTCTATCTTGACGCGTTTTATATTGATCCTTATGAGGTAACAAATGCCCAATTCAAGGCGTTCGTTGATGCCAACCCAGAGTGGAGCAAAAAAAATATCCCCAGCGAATACCATAACGGTAACTACTTAAAACATTGGACTGAGAACGACTATCCCGATGGAAAAGCCAATCACCCTGTCGTCTATGTGAGCTGGTACGCAGCGATGGCTTATGCAAAGTGGAAAGGCAAGCGGCTTCCCACAGAGGCGGAATGGGAGAAAGCGGCACGCGGTGGCACAGCAGGTGAACGCTATGTATGGGGAGATTCTCGGGACCCAGGTAAAGCAAACTACGGGTATTATGGACGAAATACCTCGCCTGTCGGCAGTTATTTACCGAACGGATACGGTCTGCACGACATGGGTGGGAACGTATGGGAACACTGCTTGGATCAGTTTGACAAAAACTTTTATAAAAATTCTCCGAAGAAAAATCCGATCGCTGGTGTTCCCGATACTAAAGCATTGATGGAAAACTTCATGAGCGTTCAAACGGAGCGCGTGTCACGCGGCGGTTCTTGGAATACGCCTCGACCTGCGCATGCGGCAAGTCGCGGCGATGATACACCTACAAACACAAACAGTTGGCTCGGATTTCGTTGTGCAAAAAGCGCGCCATCTCAGCAGGATACCGAAGCGACCCCGTCATCTGACACTTCCGAGTGA